In Pongo abelii isolate AG06213 chromosome 15, NHGRI_mPonAbe1-v2.0_pri, whole genome shotgun sequence, a single window of DNA contains:
- the LOC134759406 gene encoding myomegalin-like isoform X4: protein MGVTSDCPDPCLGPFHSWITSPSLVTLGLNQRLAHQGPPSTCAPSCHSANNAIKIFRRSCCYQKPLSLLRLTSWRNTELYLVAGESLVKQDSKQVQVDLQDLGYETCGRSKNEAEREETTSPGLQAKKDLESLIKRVSQLEAQLPKNQLEVKLAEEVRSVSWPW from the exons ATGGGGGTGACCTCGGACTGTCCTGATCCCTGTCTTGGCCCCTTTCACAGTTGGATAACCAGTCCCAGCCTCGTGACCCTGGGCCTCAATCAGCGTTTAGCCCACCAGGGTCCACCCAGCACCTGCGCTCCCAGCTGTCACAGTGCAAACAACGCTATCAAGATCTTCAGGAGAAGCTGCTGCTATCAGAAGCCACTGTCTTTGCTCAGGCTAACGAGCTGGAGAAATACAGAGTTATACTTAGTAG CAGGTGAATCCTTGGTGAAGCAGGACAGCAAACAGGTCCAGGTGGACCTCCAGGACCTGGGCTATGAGACTTGTGGCCGAAGCAAGAATGAGGCTGAACGGGAGGAAACCACCAGTCCCG GACTTCAGGCCAAAAAGGACCTGGAGAGTCTCATCAAGAGAGTATCCCAGCTGGAGGCCCAGCTCCCAAAAAATCAACTAGAAGTGAAGCTGGCTGAGGAGGTAAGATCAGTCTCGTGGCCTTGGTAA
- the LOC134759406 gene encoding myomegalin-like isoform X3: MWPEHWVAILSPSTPHLCSIPKQRLSRELQEKEKVIEVLRAKLDAQSLTRSSSHALSDSHRSPSSTSFLSDELEACSDMDITSFHFHSIPKLASLPQAALPSAPSSFLPFSPTGPPLLGGCETPVVPLAEAQQELQKLQKQLGESKHFCICVLAKGSHTLCCSAWLGLDCRV; the protein is encoded by the exons ATGTGGCCAGAGCACTGGGTCGCTATTCTCTCTCCATCTACACCCCACCTGTGCTCCATCCCTAAGCAGAG GCTCAGCAGGGAgctgcaggagaaagagaaagtgattgAAGTCCTGCGGGCCAAGCTGGATGCTCAGTCCCTCACACGCTCCAGCAGCCATGCCTTGTCTGACTCCCACCGCTCTCCCAGCAGCACCTCTTTCCTGTCTGATGAGCTGGAAGCCTGCTCTGACATGGACATAACCA GCTTTCATTTTCACTCCATACCCAAGCTGGCTAGCCTTCCTCAGGCAGCATTGCCCTCAGCTCCATCCAGCTTCCTGCCTttcagccccactggccctcCCCTCCTTGGAGGCTGTGAGACACCGGTGGTCCCCTTGGCTGAAGCTCAGCAGGAGCTGCAGAAGCTGCAGAAGCAGTTGGGAGAAAGTAAGCACTTCTGCATTTGTGTGCTTGCGAAGGGCAGCCACACACTGTGTTGCTCTGCATGGCTCGGGCTGGATTGcagagtttaa
- the LOC134759406 gene encoding myomegalin-like isoform X1 has product MGVTSDCPDPCLGPFHSWITSPSLVTLGLNQRLAHQGPPSTCAPSCHSANNAIKIFRRSCCYQKPLSLLRLTSWRNTELYLVAGESLVKQDSKQVQVDLQDLGYETCGRSKNEAEREETTSPECEEHNSPKEMVLMEGLCSEQGCRGSTLASSSERKPLENQLGKQEEFCVYGKSENISVL; this is encoded by the exons ATGGGGGTGACCTCGGACTGTCCTGATCCCTGTCTTGGCCCCTTTCACAGTTGGATAACCAGTCCCAGCCTCGTGACCCTGGGCCTCAATCAGCGTTTAGCCCACCAGGGTCCACCCAGCACCTGCGCTCCCAGCTGTCACAGTGCAAACAACGCTATCAAGATCTTCAGGAGAAGCTGCTGCTATCAGAAGCCACTGTCTTTGCTCAGGCTAACGAGCTGGAGAAATACAGAGTTATACTTAGTAG CAGGTGAATCCTTGGTGAAGCAGGACAGCAAACAGGTCCAGGTGGACCTCCAGGACCTGGGCTATGAGACTTGTGGCCGAAGCAAGAATGAGGCTGAACGGGAGGAAACCACCAGTCCCG AGTGTGAGGAGCACAACAGCCCCAAGGAAATGGTCCTGATGGAGGGGCTGTGCTCTGAGCAGGGGTGCCGGGGCTCAACGCTGGCTAGTTCCTCAGAGAGGAAGCCCTTGGAGAACCAGCTAGGGAAGCAGGAAGAGTTCTGCGTATATGGAAAGTCAGAAAACATCTCAGTCCTATGA
- the LOC134759406 gene encoding myomegalin-like isoform X5, producing the protein MLDSKLSTKDHKSEKDQAGLEPLALRLSRELQEKEKVIEVLRAKLDAQSLTRSSSHALSDSHRSPSSTSFLSDELEACSDMDITSFHFHSIPKLASLPQAALPSAPSSFLPFSPTGPPLLGGCETPVVPLAEAQQELQKLQKQLGESKTVPRA; encoded by the exons ATGCTCGACAGCAAACTCAGCACCA AGGATCATAAAAGTGAGAAAGATCAAGCTGGACTTGAGCCACTGGCCCTCAG GCTCAGCAGGGAgctgcaggagaaagagaaagtgattgAAGTCCTGCGGGCCAAGCTGGATGCTCAGTCCCTCACACGCTCCAGCAGCCATGCCTTGTCTGACTCCCACCGCTCTCCCAGCAGCACCTCTTTCCTGTCTGATGAGCTGGAAGCCTGCTCTGACATGGACATAACCA GCTTTCATTTTCACTCCATACCCAAGCTGGCTAGCCTTCCTCAGGCAGCATTGCCCTCAGCTCCATCCAGCTTCCTGCCTttcagccccactggccctcCCCTCCTTGGAGGCTGTGAGACACCGGTGGTCCCCTTGGCTGAAGCTCAGCAGGAGCTGCAGAAGCTGCAGAAGCAGTTGGGAGAAA GTAAGACAGTTCCCCGGGCCTGA
- the LOC134759406 gene encoding myomegalin-like isoform X2: protein MLDSKLSTKDHKSEKDQAGLEPLALRLSRELQEKEKVIEVLRAKLDAQSLTRSSSHALSDSHRSPSSTSFLSDELEACSDMDITSFHFHSIPKLASLPQAALPSAPSSFLPFSPTGPPLLGGCETPVVPLAEAQQELQKLQKQLGESKHFCICVLAKGSHTLCCSAWLGLDCRV from the exons ATGCTCGACAGCAAACTCAGCACCA AGGATCATAAAAGTGAGAAAGATCAAGCTGGACTTGAGCCACTGGCCCTCAG GCTCAGCAGGGAgctgcaggagaaagagaaagtgattgAAGTCCTGCGGGCCAAGCTGGATGCTCAGTCCCTCACACGCTCCAGCAGCCATGCCTTGTCTGACTCCCACCGCTCTCCCAGCAGCACCTCTTTCCTGTCTGATGAGCTGGAAGCCTGCTCTGACATGGACATAACCA GCTTTCATTTTCACTCCATACCCAAGCTGGCTAGCCTTCCTCAGGCAGCATTGCCCTCAGCTCCATCCAGCTTCCTGCCTttcagccccactggccctcCCCTCCTTGGAGGCTGTGAGACACCGGTGGTCCCCTTGGCTGAAGCTCAGCAGGAGCTGCAGAAGCTGCAGAAGCAGTTGGGAGAAAGTAAGCACTTCTGCATTTGTGTGCTTGCGAAGGGCAGCCACACACTGTGTTGCTCTGCATGGCTCGGGCTGGATTGcagagtttaa